A window of the Nycticebus coucang isolate mNycCou1 chromosome 3, mNycCou1.pri, whole genome shotgun sequence genome harbors these coding sequences:
- the B3GNT3 gene encoding N-acetyllactosaminide beta-1,3-N-acetylglucosaminyltransferase 3: MKCPRHLRPDLCLVLAVGTFTFLLLSSLRESPSNCEISEKPPATPKALAWPTPPTRPYLARCQANTSVAAHPDFAKEPLHIRNFLLHKHCREFPLLQDVPLEKCKEPVFLLLAIKSSPSNYERRELVRRTWGQERQVQGVRLRRLFLVGTAPRPHQAHKVNRLLEMEAQTHGDILQWDFHDSFFNLTLKQVLFLQWQETRCTNASFVLNGDDDVFANTDNMVSYLQGHNPGRHLFVGHLIQNVGPIRAQWSKYYVPKLVTTEEQYPPYCGGGGFLLSQFTAAALRRAARVLDLFPIDDVFLGMCLKLEGLKPASHSGIRTAGIQAPSQRLSSFDPCFYRELLLVHRFLPYEMLLMWDALKQPDLNCTKQKRIY, encoded by the exons ATGAAGTGTCCCCGGCACCTGCGACCTGACTTGTGTCTTGTTTTGGCCGTGGGCACCTTCACTTTCCTCCTCCTGTCCAGTCTGCGTGAATCACCATCCAACTGCGAGATTTCTGAGAAGCCGCCAGCCACCCCCAAAGCTCTGGCCTGGCCCACTCCACCCACCCGCCCTTATCTGGCCAGGTGCCAGGCCAACACCTCTGTGGCCGCCCACCCAGACTTCGCCAAGGAGCCACTGCACATTCGCAATTTCCTGCTGCACAAACACTGCCGCGAATTCCCTCTGCTGCAGGACGTGCCGCTGGAAAAGTGCAAGGAGCCAGTCTTCCTGCTGTTAGCGATCAAGTCCTCTCCCAGCAACTACGAGCGCCGGGAGCTGGTGCGGCGGACATGGGGTCAGGAGCGCCAGGTGCAAGGTGTGCGGCTGCGCCGCCTCTTCCTAGTGGGCACggccccccgcccccaccaggCCCACAAGGTCAACCGGCTGCTGGAGATGGAGGCACAGACGCACGGTGACATCCTGCAGTGGGACTTCCATGATTCCTTCTTTAACCTCACACTCAAGCAG GTGCTGTTTCTACAGTGGCAGGAGACGAGGTGCACCAATGCCAGCTTCGTACTCAATGGGGACGATGATGTCTTTGCGAACACAGACAATATGGTCTCTTACCTGCAGGGCCATAACCCAGGCCGCCACCTCTTTGTGGGCCACCTGATCCAAAATGTGGGCCCCATCCGGGCTCAATGGAGCAAGTACTATGTACCAAAGTTGGTGACGACGGAGGAGCAATACCCACCCTACTGTGGGGGTGGTGGCTTCCTGCTGTCCCAATTCACAGCTGCCGCCCTGCGCCGGGCTGCCCGTGTCCTAGACCTTTTCCCCATTGATGACGTCTTCCTGGGTATGTGTCTAAAGCTCGAGGGACTGAAGCCTGCCTCACACAGTGGTATCCGCACAGCCGGCATACAGGCCCCCTCTCAGCGCCTGTCCTCTTTTGACCCCTGCTTCTATCGGGAGCTGTTGCTGGTGCACCGCTTCCTACCATATGAGATGCTGCTCATGTGGGATGCGCTGAAGCAGCCTGACCTCAACTGTACCAAACAGAAACGCATCTACTGA
- the JAK3 gene encoding tyrosine-protein kinase JAK3 isoform X3 yields MDPRLSVWALVLLGPALVFALHPTLSLEPREKLCGHHFVRALVRLCGGPRWSPEVGRSSAGGDRELLQWLERPHLLHGLVAEHNPALVPGLQPLPQASHHHRHHRAAPTNPARRCCLSGCTRQDLMTLCPH; encoded by the exons ATGGACCCCCGTCTGTCCGTCTGGGCGCTGGTGCTGCTGGGTCCTGCCCTAGTTTTCGCGCTGCACCCTACTCTTTCTCTGGAGCCTCGGGAGAAGTTGTGTGGCCACCACTTCGTGCGTGCACTGGTGCGCCTGTGTGGTGGCCCGCGCTGGTCCCCCGAGGTGGGGAGATCCTCAGCTGGTGGTGACC GTGAACTGCTACAGTGGTTGGAGAGACCACATCTGCTCCATGGGTTGGTGGCTGAGCACAACCCTGCATTGGTACCTGGTCTGCAACCCCTCCCCCAGGCCTCTCACCATCATCGCCACCACCGGGCAGCTCCCACCAACCCTGCACGCCGCTGCTGTCTCAGTGGTTGCACCCGACAAGACCTGATGACTCTCTGTCCCCACTGA
- the JAK3 gene encoding tyrosine-protein kinase JAK3 isoform X2 yields MDPRLSVWALVLLGPALVFALHPTLSLEPREKLCGHHFVRALVRLCGGPRWSPEVGRSSAGGDQMGSHCVAQAGLKLLTSSDPSTLASQSTDKCAVNCYSGWRDHICSMGWWLSTTLHWYLVCNPSPRPLTIIATTGQLPPTLHAAAVSVVAPDKT; encoded by the exons ATGGACCCCCGTCTGTCCGTCTGGGCGCTGGTGCTGCTGGGTCCTGCCCTAGTTTTCGCGCTGCACCCTACTCTTTCTCTGGAGCCTCGGGAGAAGTTGTGTGGCCACCACTTCGTGCGTGCACTGGTGCGCCTGTGTGGTGGCCCGCGCTGGTCCCCCGAGGTGGGGAGATCCTCAGCTGGTGGTGACC ag atggggtctcactgtgttgctcaggctggtctcaaactcctgacctcaagcgatccttccaccttggcctcccaaagtactgacaAGTGTGCA GTGAACTGCTACAGTGGTTGGAGAGACCACATCTGCTCCATGGGTTGGTGGCTGAGCACAACCCTGCATTGGTACCTGGTCTGCAACCCCTCCCCCAGGCCTCTCACCATCATCGCCACCACCGGGCAGCTCCCACCAACCCTGCACGCCGCTGCTGTCTCAGTGGTTGCACCCGACAAGACCTGA